A portion of the Sandaracinobacteroides saxicola genome contains these proteins:
- a CDS encoding sensor histidine kinase, whose amino-acid sequence MTVTGRPQGFFTDKNRAFWVLQSGGWIAYFMLRALGGLANRMGVGFILPTILVTVTGFSLTLLMAWAYRLIIRLKPVWVWTLTVAILIVAAVLFSVLEVWAHATFYEAGWRPQGVEFFGAILLTLAVLGAWTGLYYGINYYLLLDEQSDRLERMASQANAAQLEMLRYQINPHFLFNTLNSISTLVLLQQTERANTMLSRLSSFLRYSLVGEQAGMATLEQEVAALKLYLEIERTRFEDRLRATFDIEPRALEGRLPSLLLQPLVENAVKYAVTPQEEGADIDVSARIVGERLQISVADTGPGLIEGKVGPTSEGTGVGLGNIRERLLQAFGPDHRFELVPNQPQGLRVIIDIAFQTEAA is encoded by the coding sequence ATGACGGTGACGGGGCGCCCGCAGGGGTTTTTCACGGACAAGAACCGCGCCTTCTGGGTGCTGCAATCGGGCGGCTGGATCGCTTATTTCATGCTGCGGGCGCTCGGCGGCCTGGCCAACCGCATGGGGGTGGGGTTCATCCTGCCCACCATCCTGGTGACGGTGACGGGCTTTTCGCTGACGCTGCTGATGGCCTGGGCCTATCGGCTGATCATCCGGCTGAAACCGGTGTGGGTGTGGACGCTGACGGTCGCCATCCTGATCGTGGCGGCAGTGCTGTTTTCGGTGCTGGAGGTGTGGGCGCACGCGACATTCTACGAAGCCGGCTGGCGGCCGCAGGGGGTGGAGTTTTTCGGTGCCATCCTGCTGACGCTCGCGGTGCTGGGGGCGTGGACGGGGCTGTATTACGGCATCAACTATTACCTGCTGCTGGACGAACAGTCCGACCGGCTGGAGCGGATGGCGAGCCAGGCCAATGCCGCGCAGCTGGAAATGCTGCGATACCAGATCAACCCGCATTTCCTGTTCAACACGCTGAACAGCATCTCCACGCTGGTGCTGTTGCAGCAGACCGAGCGGGCGAACACCATGCTCTCTCGGCTGTCGAGCTTCCTGCGCTATAGCCTGGTGGGGGAGCAGGCGGGGATGGCGACGCTGGAGCAGGAGGTGGCGGCGCTGAAGCTCTACCTGGAGATCGAGCGGACGCGGTTCGAGGACCGGCTTCGTGCGACCTTCGACATCGAACCGCGGGCGCTGGAGGGGCGGCTGCCGAGCCTGCTGTTGCAGCCGCTGGTGGAGAATGCGGTGAAATATGCGGTGACGCCGCAGGAGGAGGGCGCGGATATCGACGTGTCGGCGCGGATTGTCGGTGAACGGTTGCAAATCTCGGTCGCGGACACCGGGCCGGGGTTGATCGAGGGAAAAGTCGGCCCGACATCGGAAGGGACGGGGGTTGGCCTGGGCAACATCCGGGAGCGGTTGTTGCAGGCCTTTGGCCCGGACCACCGGTTCGAGCTGGTGCCCAATCAGCCGCAAGGGTTGCGCGTGATTATCGATATTGCATTTCAGACGGAGGCGGCATGA
- a CDS encoding nucleoside deaminase, with protein MAFPPNPAMAAALAAARAAAAMGEVPVGAVITDSAGTIIATAHNRTRVDHDPTAHAEILAIRAAAKALGTDRLTGCTLTVTLEPCAMCAGAIAHARLTRLTYAAPDPKGGAIEHGPRIFTQPTVHHRPEIITGVAEAEAAQLLRTFFTERR; from the coding sequence ATGGCCTTCCCCCCCAACCCCGCCATGGCCGCCGCGCTCGCCGCCGCCCGCGCCGCCGCCGCGATGGGCGAGGTCCCCGTCGGCGCCGTCATCACGGACAGCGCCGGCACCATCATCGCCACCGCCCACAACCGCACCCGCGTTGATCATGACCCCACCGCCCACGCCGAAATCCTCGCCATCCGCGCCGCCGCCAAAGCCCTCGGCACCGACCGCCTGACCGGCTGCACCCTCACCGTCACCCTGGAACCCTGCGCCATGTGCGCCGGCGCCATCGCCCACGCCCGCCTCACCCGCCTCACCTATGCCGCTCCCGACCCCAAAGGCGGCGCCATCGAACACGGCCCCCGCATCTTCACCCAACCCACCGTGCACCACAGGCCGGAAATCATCACCGGCGTCGCCGAAGCCGAAGCTGCGCAGTTGCTGCGGACCTTTTTTACCGAGAGACGCTAA